In the genome of Fusobacterium sp., one region contains:
- a CDS encoding nitroreductase family protein, whose product MILKALENVRSHRSFTDKPLTKTELSKIVEGARLGASAKNSQSIRFFCVTDKKLCDEIFEQIKWAAAVSWNPVVEESPRAYVILCACDPLTQTSESLLHFDMGIASQNMLLCASEMGFGGCIIGAYNKKEVERIIALPEKYKSYFILALGEPKDKVKIVAAENKDTKYYRDTLNNHFVPKLSLNEIIIGNK is encoded by the coding sequence ATGATTTTAAAGGCTTTAGAAAATGTACGTTCACACAGAAGTTTTACTGACAAACCATTAACAAAAACTGAATTATCTAAAATAGTTGAGGGAGCAAGACTTGGTGCTTCAGCTAAGAACTCACAATCTATAAGATTTTTTTGTGTTACTGACAAAAAATTATGTGATGAAATATTTGAACAAATTAAATGGGCTGCTGCTGTCAGCTGGAATCCTGTAGTTGAAGAATCTCCAAGAGCTTATGTTATTCTCTGTGCCTGTGATCCTCTTACTCAGACTTCTGAATCTCTATTGCATTTTGATATGGGAATAGCTTCTCAAAATATGCTTTTATGTGCTTCTGAAATGGGATTTGGTGGATGTATTATTGGAGCTTATAATAAAAAAGAGGTAGAAAGAATAATTGCTCTTCCAGAAAAATACAAATCCTATTTTATTCTTGCTTTAGGAGAACCAAAAGATAAGGTTAAAATAGTAGCAGCAGAAAATAAAGATACAAAATATTATAGAGATACTCTCAATAACCACTTTGTTCCTAAATTATCTCTTAATGAAATCATAATAGGAAATAAATAA
- the ruvC gene encoding crossover junction endodeoxyribonuclease RuvC, whose translation MRVLGIDPGTAIVGFGVIDYEESKFKVIDYGCFYTDKDTLMEERLCQIYEKLGNLIKKYNPQHMAIEELFFFKNNKTVISVGQARGVLLLCGKQNGLKIHGYTPLQVKTGITGYGKAEKKQVQLMVQKFLGMKELPKPDDAADALAIAITHINSLNSNYFGKTLASTISTKALPKEKLTAKEYRDLILNR comes from the coding sequence ATGAGAGTACTGGGAATTGATCCAGGAACAGCAATAGTGGGATTTGGTGTAATTGATTATGAAGAAAGTAAATTTAAAGTAATAGATTATGGATGTTTTTATACTGATAAAGATACTCTTATGGAAGAAAGACTTTGTCAAATTTATGAAAAACTTGGTAATCTCATAAAAAAATATAACCCACAGCATATGGCAATAGAAGAACTTTTTTTCTTTAAAAATAACAAAACTGTAATTTCAGTTGGCCAGGCTAGAGGTGTCCTCCTCTTATGCGGAAAACAGAATGGATTAAAGATACATGGGTATACTCCCTTACAAGTTAAAACTGGAATAACTGGATATGGAAAAGCTGAAAAAAAACAGGTACAGCTTATGGTTCAAAAGTTTTTAGGCATGAAAGAACTCCCAAAGCCTGATGATGCAGCAGATGCATTAGCCATAGCTATCACTCATATAAATTCATTAAACAGCAACTATTTTGGAAAGACTTTAGCTTCTACTATCAGTACAAAAGCTTTGCCAAAAGAAAAGCTTACTGCTAAAGAATACAGAGACCTTATTTTAAACAGATAA
- a CDS encoding RNA polymerase sigma factor RpoD/SigA, with protein MLDISEYIKDISLYPLLTPEEERDISIKARAGDKDSQEKLVTSNLRLVISIARKYTNVGIPILDLIQEGNMGLIRAVEKYEPNKNIRFSTYSTFWIKQSILRYITSSRGLIRFPSYIYDGISRMKKYVQDYKNKNSHFPSIDEICSSLDMKKKEAERYIEVLEKGNGIGNEMYGEIAEYCSNIIYDDTFEDKVIAKNSKADLMKKVNKLPPKEREVLIYRYGLLDEKVLTLGEIGERMNLTKERIRQIQLEAIGRLRETL; from the coding sequence ATGCTGGATATTTCTGAATATATAAAAGACATAAGTCTATATCCCCTTTTGACACCTGAAGAAGAAAGGGATATTTCAATAAAAGCAAGAGCTGGAGATAAGGATTCTCAGGAAAAATTAGTGACATCCAATCTCAGACTGGTTATCAGTATAGCTAGAAAATATACAAATGTAGGAATACCAATACTTGATTTAATACAAGAAGGTAATATGGGGTTGATAAGAGCTGTTGAGAAATATGAGCCAAACAAAAATATAAGATTTTCTACTTATTCCACATTCTGGATAAAACAGAGTATACTTAGATATATAACATCAAGCAGGGGACTTATTAGATTTCCTTCATATATATATGATGGCATATCAAGAATGAAAAAATATGTACAGGATTATAAAAATAAAAATTCACATTTTCCTTCTATTGATGAGATATGCAGCAGTCTGGATATGAAAAAAAAGGAGGCTGAAAGATATATTGAAGTATTAGAAAAGGGAAATGGAATAGGAAATGAAATGTATGGAGAAATAGCAGAATACTGCAGCAATATAATTTATGATGATACTTTTGAAGACAAAGTTATTGCTAAAAATTCAAAAGCTGATTTAATGAAAAAAGTAAATAAACTTCCACCAAAAGAAAGAGAGGTTCTAATATATAGATATGGATTGCTGGATGAAAAAGTACTTACTTTAGGGGAAATAGGAGAGCGAATGAATCTTACTAAAGAGAGAATAAGGCAGATACAATTAGAGGCAATTGGTAGACTAAGAGAAACATTATAA
- a CDS encoding M23 family metallopeptidase — MKNRFYISITDFRGVKCYSFDKIIKKYLFVVGSLFFTGLVLLVIMIFVLKDKVDEYSYFKLENEKLYTQIEENRRNLEEKNLELENISEKITEIERLMGEDTVANSVNLNEIERLDLTKLNIIDKKYLLQMIPNGNPIAPFKGYSSGFGGRFHPVLEQRKFHYGLDFVAKVGTDILAPGDGIVEYAGFNSGGFGNLIILSHNFGFKTYFAHLNEIDVSVGDFITKGTVIGKSGNTGRSSGPHLHYEIHYLGKRMDPKNFAKWSLENYDYIFKNEKGVKWQSLIEMTKLQTQIIQQKN; from the coding sequence TTGAAAAATAGATTTTATATAAGTATAACTGACTTCAGAGGAGTAAAATGCTATTCTTTTGATAAAATAATAAAAAAATATCTTTTTGTAGTTGGAAGCCTTTTCTTTACAGGACTTGTTTTGCTTGTAATAATGATCTTTGTCTTGAAAGATAAAGTAGATGAATACAGCTATTTCAAACTTGAAAATGAAAAACTTTACACTCAAATAGAAGAAAATAGAAGAAATCTGGAAGAAAAAAATCTAGAACTTGAAAATATAAGTGAGAAAATAACAGAGATTGAAAGACTTATGGGAGAAGATACTGTTGCTAATTCAGTAAATCTTAATGAGATTGAAAGATTAGATTTGACTAAGTTAAATATAATAGATAAGAAATATCTTCTTCAAATGATTCCCAACGGGAATCCGATAGCACCATTTAAAGGATATTCAAGTGGATTTGGAGGAAGATTCCATCCTGTATTAGAACAGAGAAAATTTCATTATGGATTGGATTTTGTAGCTAAAGTAGGTACAGATATATTGGCACCTGGAGATGGTATAGTAGAGTATGCAGGCTTTAATTCAGGTGGTTTTGGAAATCTTATTATACTATCACATAACTTTGGATTTAAAACATATTTTGCTCATCTAAATGAGATAGATGTAAGTGTGGGAGATTTCATAACTAAGGGAACTGTAATTGGAAAATCAGGAAATACTGGAAGATCAAGTGGCCCTCATCTGCATTATGAAATACACTATCTTGGAAAAAGGATGGATCCAAAGAATTTTGCAAAATGGAGTCTAGAGAATTATGACTATATATTTAAAAACGAAAAGGGGGTAAAATGGCAATCTTTAATAGAAATGACAAAGTTGCAGACACAGATTATTCAACAAAAGAATTAA
- a CDS encoding polymer-forming cytoskeletal protein yields the protein MAIFNRNDKVADTDYSTKELTKVSQGTSFTGDVVSECNLLIDGEINGNILSKASVTIGAKGKVEGKIAASKIIISGFFKGELEGETVELSSTSNVIGDIISDKLVIEDGGNFEGYSKKRKSNEYLSMKEDEEEKVNSYDDKEEDE from the coding sequence ATGGCAATCTTTAATAGAAATGACAAAGTTGCAGACACAGATTATTCAACAAAAGAATTAACTAAAGTATCTCAGGGAACTTCATTCACAGGAGATGTAGTAAGTGAATGTAATCTGCTTATTGATGGGGAAATCAATGGAAATATACTTTCAAAAGCATCAGTTACAATTGGAGCTAAAGGGAAAGTAGAAGGTAAAATAGCAGCTTCAAAAATTATTATAAGCGGTTTTTTCAAAGGAGAATTAGAAGGGGAGACTGTTGAACTTTCATCTACAAGTAATGTAATAGGGGATATCATCAGTGACAAACTTGTAATAGAAGATGGAGGAAACTTTGAAGGATACAGCAAGAAAAGAAAATCCAATGAATATCTGAGCATGAAAGAAGATGAAGAAGAAAAAGTAAACTCATATGATGACAAAGAAGAAGATGAATAA
- a CDS encoding sulfite exporter TauE/SafE family protein produces MTSIEIFGMIILGIGTGFSKLGIPTALIFSPLLASLYGGKTSAGIIIIPVVISDLTMLYLYGKELDLKTLKKILPMTVLGMIVAVIFGNNISDEFFKKSMGIIILTIGILTLLKSLNVNFSKLSHIFGFLGGFSSFIGNVSGPLMSIYLLNIDLDKEKFYGTRTWFYFIVNFSKFLLYFFFLKNINLFTLSRGVFAIPTTFIGIFIARFIVGKMNQSIFEKFIVIISVISGLNLLLN; encoded by the coding sequence ATGACATCTATTGAGATTTTTGGAATGATTATCCTTGGAATTGGAACTGGATTCAGTAAACTTGGTATCCCAACTGCGTTAATCTTTTCTCCACTGCTTGCTTCACTTTATGGAGGAAAAACCTCTGCTGGTATTATTATTATCCCTGTAGTTATTTCTGACCTAACTATGCTTTATTTATATGGAAAAGAACTGGATTTAAAAACACTGAAAAAAATACTTCCAATGACAGTACTTGGAATGATAGTTGCTGTAATTTTTGGTAACAATATTTCTGATGAATTTTTCAAAAAAAGTATGGGAATAATCATATTAACAATAGGTATTCTTACTTTATTGAAAAGTCTCAATGTCAATTTTTCAAAATTAAGTCATATCTTTGGTTTTCTTGGAGGATTTTCTTCTTTCATAGGAAATGTTTCTGGTCCTCTTATGAGCATATATCTTTTAAATATCGATTTAGATAAAGAAAAATTTTATGGGACTAGAACTTGGTTTTACTTCATAGTTAACTTTTCAAAATTTCTACTCTATTTCTTTTTCTTAAAAAATATTAATTTATTTACTCTCTCAAGAGGTGTATTTGCTATTCCTACAACCTTTATTGGTATATTTATAGCAAGATTTATAGTGGGAAAAATGAATCAGAGTATTTTCGAAAAATTCATTGTTATTATAAGCGTAATTAGCGGTTTGAATCTCCTTCTTAACTAA
- a CDS encoding hemolysin family protein codes for MSVFLKIILLIILILMSIFLSMSEISLASARKMKLQIMIEEGDENAEKVLRVQETSGNFFTAIQIGINAIAILGGIIGDNIAGPWVILFIEKWIPKLAGNASMIGSIISFLIITGMFIEFADLIPKRLAMVAPETIAIHIINPMLVLMCILKPLIFIFNGTATFIFKLFKIPLTRNDIITYDDIFAVVDAGAEAGVVQRKEHYLIENIFELDTRWVSSIMTTRDEIIYLTLEEGEESIKEKIANYPHSKFLVCQNEIDTMLGYVDSKDILPRILKGEMSGLHDIQEICNPNLLIIPNTLTLSEALDRFNEARDDFAIILNEYGHVVGLVTLNDVVNTLMGDIVYQDQNEQQIISRGEGSWLMDGVTPIEDVKKVLDIEKFPEEDTYETIAGFMMYMLKSIPKKAAMVKFENYTFEVVDVDNFKVDQLLVTKKAEQEEELGNISLE; via the coding sequence ATGAGTGTTTTTTTAAAAATTATTTTACTTATTATTTTAATATTAATGAGTATTTTCCTGTCTATGAGTGAAATATCTCTTGCTTCTGCAAGAAAGATGAAGCTTCAGATAATGATAGAAGAAGGAGATGAAAATGCTGAAAAAGTACTTAGAGTACAAGAGACTTCAGGGAACTTTTTTACAGCTATTCAAATAGGTATAAATGCTATTGCAATATTAGGTGGTATAATTGGAGATAATATAGCAGGACCGTGGGTAATACTTTTTATAGAAAAATGGATACCAAAACTTGCTGGAAATGCGTCCATGATAGGCAGCATAATATCATTTCTTATAATAACAGGAATGTTTATTGAATTTGCAGATTTGATACCAAAAAGATTAGCAATGGTAGCACCAGAGACAATAGCAATACATATAATCAATCCTATGTTAGTTTTGATGTGTATACTGAAACCTTTGATATTTATATTTAATGGAACTGCTACTTTTATTTTTAAATTATTTAAAATACCTTTGACAAGAAATGATATTATAACATATGATGACATATTTGCAGTAGTTGATGCAGGAGCAGAAGCTGGAGTAGTTCAAAGAAAAGAACATTATTTGATAGAGAACATATTTGAATTGGACACCAGATGGGTTTCTTCAATAATGACCACTCGAGATGAAATAATATATTTGACTTTAGAAGAAGGAGAAGAAAGTATAAAGGAAAAAATAGCTAATTATCCTCATTCTAAATTTTTAGTATGTCAAAATGAGATAGATACAATGCTGGGATATGTAGATTCTAAGGATATCCTTCCTAGAATCTTAAAAGGTGAAATGAGTGGACTTCATGATATACAGGAAATATGCAATCCCAATCTTCTAATAATTCCAAATACCTTGACATTATCAGAAGCTTTGGATAGATTTAATGAAGCAAGAGATGATTTTGCTATAATATTAAATGAGTATGGACATGTAGTAGGACTTGTAACATTAAATGATGTGGTAAATACTCTCATGGGAGATATAGTTTATCAGGATCAAAATGAACAGCAAATAATTTCAAGAGGTGAAGGTTCTTGGCTTATGGATGGAGTAACTCCTATTGAAGATGTAAAAAAGGTACTGGATATTGAAAAATTTCCAGAAGAAGATACATATGAAACAATAGCTGGATTTATGATGTATATGTTGAAAAGTATTCCTAAAAAGGCTGCTATGGTAAAATTTGAAAATTATACTTTTGAAGTTGTAGATGTAGATAACTTTAAGGTTGATCAGTTATTAGTTACAAAAAAAGCGGAACAGGAAGAAGAGTTAGGAAATATAAGTCTTGAATAA
- a CDS encoding DUF4261 domain-containing protein → MIKSIFVIEEIIGGTGMLFWGKKKKRLPDIIVGFVLLKSFGYNFNKLKINLKNEWGIEINDTAEEDTIAFNIDDMLIACSFVPEPIPDHEVESHYKDNWMWKDAEKEVSKHKSHVIISILNGRDSIERYKIFTKLASSILVDKEAIAVYMSPMIIERETYICLAKELKIGKLPVLLWVYIGIANSQNGISAYTLGLNHFKKKEIEILNSVRECEDLFEFILRIVNEIIKNDINVERGSLFRIGKKELSFKVSSGVFVNGKSLKITY, encoded by the coding sequence ATGATTAAAAGTATATTTGTTATTGAAGAAATAATTGGAGGAACTGGAATGTTGTTTTGGGGGAAAAAGAAAAAAAGGCTTCCTGATATTATTGTAGGATTTGTTCTTTTGAAGAGTTTTGGTTATAATTTTAATAAACTGAAAATAAATTTAAAAAATGAATGGGGAATAGAAATAAATGATACAGCAGAAGAGGATACTATAGCTTTTAATATAGATGATATGCTTATAGCATGCAGTTTTGTACCAGAACCAATTCCAGACCATGAAGTAGAAAGCCATTATAAGGATAACTGGATGTGGAAGGATGCAGAGAAAGAGGTATCAAAACATAAGTCTCATGTTATAATTTCTATACTTAATGGAAGAGATAGCATAGAGAGATATAAAATATTTACAAAATTAGCAAGCAGTATATTAGTGGATAAGGAAGCTATTGCTGTATATATGAGTCCTATGATTATTGAAAGGGAGACTTATATATGTCTGGCTAAAGAATTAAAGATAGGAAAATTACCTGTACTTTTATGGGTATATATAGGAATAGCCAACAGTCAAAATGGAATATCAGCTTATACATTGGGACTCAATCATTTTAAGAAAAAAGAGATAGAGATATTGAATTCAGTTAGAGAATGTGAGGATCTATTTGAATTTATACTAAGAATAGTTAATGAAATAATAAAGAATGATATTAATGTAGAGAGGGGAAGTCTTTTTAGAATAGGAAAAAAAGAACTTTCTTTTAAAGTGTCTTCTGGTGTATTTGTAAATGGAAAATCTTTGAAAATAACATATTAA
- a CDS encoding sirohydrochlorin cobaltochelatase, which produces MGKMRNLLAGALLLAAGTAALAHSEGGYVENDFFKGMKKGDKAAVLMVHFGTTYDDTRALTIDSINQKAKNEFKNADVKEAFTSRIVMRRLKAKGIEKQNPSEVIKDLKANGYTHLLVQGTHIMNGIESNNLAEELKGYEKDFKDIRMGTPLLTTHEDYETVAKAIAKKVGPLKANQGVVLVGHGTHHFGGSAYAMMDYVFTAEGMDTYAVGTVEGYPAFDNVVAKLKSKNVKDVILMPFMFVAGDHANNDIAEDWNNDLKEAGFTVSKVILEGLGQNPDIQNIYIEHAKFAAQHKPEDMQAKKIQYANEKD; this is translated from the coding sequence ATGGGAAAAATGAGAAATTTATTAGCAGGAGCTTTGCTTCTCGCAGCAGGAACTGCAGCATTAGCGCATTCAGAAGGAGGATATGTGGAAAATGATTTTTTCAAAGGAATGAAAAAGGGAGACAAGGCAGCTGTTCTTATGGTCCACTTTGGGACTACTTATGATGATACTAGAGCTCTAACTATTGATTCTATTAACCAAAAGGCTAAAAACGAATTTAAAAATGCTGATGTAAAAGAAGCTTTTACTTCAAGAATAGTTATGAGAAGATTAAAAGCAAAAGGAATAGAAAAGCAAAATCCTTCAGAAGTTATTAAAGATTTAAAAGCTAATGGATATACTCATCTGTTAGTACAAGGTACTCATATTATGAATGGAATTGAATCTAATAATCTTGCTGAAGAATTAAAAGGATATGAAAAAGATTTTAAAGATATAAGAATGGGAACTCCACTATTAACTACTCATGAAGATTATGAAACTGTTGCTAAAGCAATAGCTAAAAAAGTAGGGCCTTTAAAAGCTAATCAAGGTGTAGTTTTAGTAGGACATGGAACTCATCATTTTGGTGGTTCTGCTTATGCTATGATGGATTATGTATTCACTGCTGAAGGAATGGATACTTATGCAGTTGGAACAGTAGAGGGATATCCTGCATTTGATAATGTAGTTGCTAAACTAAAATCTAAAAATGTTAAAGATGTTATCTTAATGCCATTTATGTTTGTTGCTGGAGATCATGCTAACAACGATATAGCTGAAGATTGGAATAATGACCTTAAAGAAGCTGGATTTACAGTTTCTAAAGTTATATTAGAAGGTTTAGGACAAAACCCAGATATTCAAAACATCTATATAGAACATGCTAAATTTGCTGCTCAACATAAACCAGAAGATATGCAGGCTAAAAAAATTCAATATGCGAATGAAAAAGACTAG
- a CDS encoding ABC transporter substrate-binding protein has translation MKKEYTILIIVFLFIIGNISFGKEKFSIHQEEENLQLDYFPKAVVTDSAIISRFLAALDIDLVGVASSTTKIPEKYNDVPRIGRSGIPDLERVKALKTDLVISTVYSKPALKPKYDNLNIPSFYMKVDTYDESMKAIEILGKAFHKDKEAKAILDDVKKREELLAEKLKGKEKKRIAILYGNGESFFMTGKNHFLQGLMDKIGCENIVTSIDNSALLKRSVPFSMEQLIKANPDVILRLPTSQTKNGEGFEEVFSSNPVWKLTNAYKNNKILDIDPTLFRMSAGVNSIDALEELYRYVYE, from the coding sequence ATGAAAAAAGAATATACTATTTTAATTATTGTATTCTTGTTTATAATAGGAAATATATCTTTTGGAAAGGAAAAATTTTCTATACACCAAGAAGAAGAGAATTTGCAGCTAGATTATTTTCCAAAAGCTGTTGTTACTGATTCAGCCATAATATCAAGATTTTTAGCAGCACTGGATATTGATCTAGTAGGTGTGGCAAGTTCAACAACAAAAATACCTGAAAAATATAATGATGTTCCTAGAATAGGAAGATCTGGAATACCTGATTTGGAACGGGTAAAAGCTTTAAAAACTGATTTAGTAATATCAACTGTTTACTCTAAACCAGCATTAAAACCTAAGTATGATAATCTGAATATACCAAGCTTTTATATGAAAGTAGATACATATGATGAGTCTATGAAAGCTATTGAAATATTAGGAAAAGCTTTTCATAAAGATAAAGAAGCAAAAGCTATACTTGATGATGTCAAAAAAAGAGAAGAATTGCTTGCTGAAAAATTAAAGGGAAAAGAGAAAAAAAGGATAGCTATACTGTATGGAAATGGAGAAAGTTTTTTTATGACTGGAAAAAATCATTTTTTACAAGGACTTATGGATAAAATAGGCTGTGAAAATATAGTAACCTCTATTGATAACAGTGCATTATTAAAAAGATCAGTGCCTTTTAGTATGGAACAATTAATTAAAGCTAATCCAGATGTTATATTGAGACTTCCTACAAGCCAAACTAAAAATGGAGAAGGATTTGAAGAAGTATTTTCAAGTAATCCTGTATGGAAACTTACAAATGCATATAAAAATAATAAAATACTGGACATTGATCCTACATTGTTCAGAATGAGTGCTGGGGTAAATTCCATAGATGCATTGGAGGAGTTATATAGATATGTTTATGAATAA
- a CDS encoding iron ABC transporter permease, which translates to MNKDKRGKKIILIFIALIILSFSIIFSVRFGSVNYTSEEILKSLFMKSYNDEILKAILWDIRIPRILIAVMVGCNLSLAGVLLQAVMKNPLADPGLTGVSSGASVTALIIMILYPKAVFFMNFSAFVGGSIACAIVFMLAWRKGLKPIRVILSGVAINAILGSVTGLMFILFSDEIQGVLSWLNGSLNGKNWKHVAALLPYTLIGILACFTMIRDANILQLGDNFAVNLGIDIPRKRLKLCALACFLTGISVANVGLIGFVGLIVPHIARLIIGSDHTYLIPFAGLLGAVVLVVADTIARTMFSPIEIPAGIVMAVIGVPFFLYLLRKVGD; encoded by the coding sequence ATGAATAAAGATAAGAGAGGAAAAAAGATAATTCTTATCTTTATTGCTCTAATCATTTTAAGTTTTTCAATAATATTTTCAGTAAGATTTGGAAGTGTAAATTATACTTCTGAAGAGATACTGAAATCTCTTTTTATGAAAAGCTATAATGATGAGATATTAAAAGCTATTTTATGGGATATAAGAATACCACGTATTCTGATTGCTGTAATGGTAGGGTGCAACCTATCTCTGGCAGGAGTATTGCTTCAGGCTGTAATGAAGAATCCATTGGCTGATCCAGGTTTAACAGGAGTATCCTCAGGAGCCAGTGTCACAGCTTTAATTATTATGATATTATATCCAAAGGCTGTATTTTTTATGAATTTTTCTGCATTTGTAGGAGGTTCAATAGCTTGTGCAATTGTATTTATGCTGGCTTGGAGAAAAGGATTAAAACCAATAAGAGTAATATTGTCAGGAGTAGCTATAAATGCTATATTAGGAAGTGTTACAGGATTGATGTTTATACTATTCAGTGATGAGATACAGGGAGTGCTGTCATGGCTTAATGGAAGCTTGAATGGGAAAAATTGGAAACATGTAGCTGCTCTTTTACCATATACACTGATTGGTATTTTGGCGTGTTTTACAATGATCAGAGATGCTAATATACTTCAACTTGGAGATAATTTTGCTGTAAATTTAGGAATAGATATTCCTAGAAAAAGATTGAAATTATGTGCTCTTGCCTGCTTTCTAACAGGAATATCAGTTGCTAATGTGGGATTGATAGGATTTGTAGGATTAATAGTTCCTCATATAGCCAGATTGATAATAGGTTCAGATCATACATATTTGATACCTTTTGCTGGACTGCTTGGTGCTGTAGTACTGGTAGTAGCTGATACAATAGCAAGAACTATGTTTTCACCTATTGAAATACCAGCTGGTATAGTAATGGCTGTAATTGGTGTTCCATTCTTTCTTTATCTGCTGAGAAAGGTAGGTGACTAA
- a CDS encoding ABC transporter ATP-binding protein has translation MESIKGYNIELAYGEKVIIHNLDIKINKGEVVSIIGTNGCGKSTLLKAISRVLPCRNGSIYIDGEEISHIKNKEFAKKLAFVSQNNEIPDDITVYDFIMYGRVPHKKWYEVYNQEDRDIVNWAVTICKLDNFRERKVMSLSGGERQKVWIAMVLAQKTGILLLDEPTTYLDICHQFEIMELVRELNQNLNITIIMVLHDLNQAAQYSNRIIVLKDGKKYKEGKSLEVLTPQLIREVYRVESSIEMEEGIPYFRLKGIVK, from the coding sequence ATGGAAAGTATAAAAGGATATAATATAGAACTTGCTTATGGAGAAAAGGTCATTATACATAATCTGGATATAAAAATAAATAAAGGAGAAGTAGTTTCCATAATAGGAACTAATGGATGTGGAAAATCTACTCTTTTGAAAGCTATATCAAGAGTTCTTCCATGTAGGAATGGAAGTATATATATAGACGGAGAAGAGATAAGCCATATAAAAAATAAAGAATTTGCTAAAAAGCTTGCATTTGTTTCACAAAATAATGAAATTCCAGATGATATAACTGTTTATGATTTTATTATGTATGGGAGAGTTCCACATAAAAAATGGTATGAAGTGTACAATCAGGAAGATAGAGATATTGTAAATTGGGCTGTTACAATATGTAAATTAGATAATTTCAGAGAGAGAAAAGTAATGAGTCTATCAGGTGGAGAAAGACAGAAAGTATGGATAGCAATGGTGCTTGCTCAAAAGACAGGTATACTTTTACTAGATGAACCTACTACATATCTTGATATATGCCATCAATTCGAAATAATGGAACTTGTAAGAGAGTTGAATCAAAACCTTAACATAACTATAATAATGGTGCTTCATGATTTGAATCAGGCAGCTCAATACAGCAACAGAATAATTGTGCTAAAAGATGGTAAGAAATATAAAGAAGGAAAATCATTGGAGGTTCTTACACCACAGCTAATAAGAGAAGTATATAGAGTAGAGTCATCAATAGAAATGGAAGAAGGAATTCCATATTTTAGATTGAAAGGGATAGTTAAATAA
- a CDS encoding MotA/TolQ/ExbB proton channel family protein gives MYTYFIEGGTMMWLLAALSIIGLGTILERAAYFMKNEQGITREFKEEIVTLVRAGKEDKAIELCNKTNNSVSRTIKSILLAYRNENDLYESKEKLMKEKALEQIENLERRLSILGIVAYISPMAGLLGTVLGMIKSFKAIALQGAGDPNVVANGISEALLTTAAGLLIAIPAIIAYQTFNRKADKIMLEIEKTSTALINIKKAGKKDEI, from the coding sequence ATGTATACTTACTTCATAGAGGGTGGAACAATGATGTGGCTTTTAGCTGCATTATCTATAATAGGATTGGGAACGATATTAGAAAGAGCTGCTTATTTCATGAAAAATGAGCAAGGAATAACAAGAGAATTTAAAGAAGAAATAGTGACTTTAGTGAGAGCAGGAAAAGAAGATAAAGCTATAGAGTTATGCAATAAAACAAATAATTCAGTATCAAGAACAATAAAAAGTATACTTCTGGCATACAGAAATGAAAATGATCTTTATGAAAGTAAAGAAAAACTCATGAAAGAAAAAGCTCTAGAACAAATAGAGAATCTAGAAAGAAGGTTATCTATATTAGGGATAGTTGCATATATTTCTCCAATGGCTGGTCTTCTTGGAACAGTGCTTGGAATGATAAAATCCTTTAAAGCTATAGCGTTGCAGGGAGCTGGAGATCCTAATGTAGTAGCTAATGGAATATCAGAGGCATTATTGACAACAGCAGCAGGATTGCTTATAGCAATACCAGCAATAATAGCATATCAGACATTCAATAGAAAAGCTGATAAAATAATGCTTGAAATAGAAAAGACTTCTACTGCGCTTATTAATATAAAAAAGGCTGGAAAGAAGGACGAGATATGA